A segment of the Staphylococcus ratti genome:
AAAATGCGAAAGTTTATCAGATTGCACAGGGAAATATTGAGAAATAGTAGAAAGTGAAGGTGGAAGCATTGGCTGATGTGAACAACACAGAAAACTATGGTGCCAGTCAGATTCAAGTCTTAGAAGGACTTGAAGCGGTTCGAAAGCGCCCAGGAATGTATATTGGATCAACTTCAGAACGAGGTCTTCATCATCTTGTTTGGGAAATTGTCGATAACAGTATCGATGAAGCACTTGCAGGATACGCAAATGAAATTGAAGTAGTAATTGAAAAAGACAATTGGATTAAAGTAACGGACAATGGTCGAGGCATTCCGGTAGATATTCAAGAAAAAATGGGGCGTCCGGCTGTTGAAGTCATTCTGACTGTCTTACATGCCGGCGGTAAATTCGGCGGAGGCGGTTATAAAGTTTCCGGTGGTCTACATGGTGTTGGTTCATCTGTAGTTAACGCACTTAGTGATACGTTAGAGGTATATGTACATCGAGATGGACGTGTTCATCATCAGGCTTATCATAAAGGTGTTCCCGCTTTTGATTTAAAACAAATTGATGATACGGATAAAACTGGAACGGTCATTCGTTTTAAAGCAGACGGCACGATTTTCCAAGAAACGACTGTTTATAACTACGAGACATTACAATCTCGTATTCGCGAATTAGCGTTCTTAAATAAAGGTATTCGAATTACGCTCAGAGATGAACGTGAGGAAGCATCTCCTCGAGAAGATACGTATCACTATGAAGGTGGTATAAAGTCGTATGTAGAGCTTCTAAACGAGAATAAAGAGGCAATTCATCCAGAACCTATTTATGTCCACGAAACAAAAGATGACGTGGAAGTAGAAATCGCACTTCAATACAATAGCGGCTATGCGACGAATTTGCTAACTTATGCCAACAACATTCATACGTATGAAGGTGGAACGCACGAGGATGGTTTTAAACGTTCATTGACACGTGTGTTAAACAGTTATGGTACACAAAACAAAGTGATAAAAGACGATGCAGAACGTTTGTCTGGTGAAGATACAAGAGAAGGTCTTACTGCGATTATTTCGATTAAGCATGGAGATCCACAATTTGAAGGACAAACGAAAACCAAATTAGGTAACTCTGAAGTACGTCAAATTGTCGATCGTGTCTTTTCGGAATTATTTGAGCGCTTTTTATATGAAAACCCTCAAGTCGGTCGCGTTATCGTTGAAAAAGGAATTATGGCATCACGTGCGCGTCTAGCAGCGAAAAAAGCACGTGAAGTGACACGTCGTAAGTCTGCTTTAGATTTTTCAAGCTTACCTGGGAAATTAGCAGATTGTTCTAGTAAAGATCCGTCTGAAAGTGAAATTTTCTTAGTCGAAGGGGACTCTGCCGGGGGGTCTACAAAATCCGGCCGTGACTCTCGTACGCAAGCGATTTTACCTTTACGTGGTAAAATTTTAAACGTTGAAAAAGCACGTTTAGACAAGATTTTAAACAACAATGAAATTCGTCAAATGGTGACGGCTTTCGGCACAGGCATTGGTGGAGAATTCGATATTTCAAAAGCGCGTTATCATAAAATTGTAATTATGACAGATGCGGATGTTGACGGTGCACATATTCGTACGCTGTTACTGACATTTTTCTATCGTTTTATGAGACCGTTAATTGAAGCGGGATATGTTTATATTGCACAACCGCCACTTTACAA
Coding sequences within it:
- the gyrB gene encoding DNA topoisomerase (ATP-hydrolyzing) subunit B → MEALADVNNTENYGASQIQVLEGLEAVRKRPGMYIGSTSERGLHHLVWEIVDNSIDEALAGYANEIEVVIEKDNWIKVTDNGRGIPVDIQEKMGRPAVEVILTVLHAGGKFGGGGYKVSGGLHGVGSSVVNALSDTLEVYVHRDGRVHHQAYHKGVPAFDLKQIDDTDKTGTVIRFKADGTIFQETTVYNYETLQSRIRELAFLNKGIRITLRDEREEASPREDTYHYEGGIKSYVELLNENKEAIHPEPIYVHETKDDVEVEIALQYNSGYATNLLTYANNIHTYEGGTHEDGFKRSLTRVLNSYGTQNKVIKDDAERLSGEDTREGLTAIISIKHGDPQFEGQTKTKLGNSEVRQIVDRVFSELFERFLYENPQVGRVIVEKGIMASRARLAAKKAREVTRRKSALDFSSLPGKLADCSSKDPSESEIFLVEGDSAGGSTKSGRDSRTQAILPLRGKILNVEKARLDKILNNNEIRQMVTAFGTGIGGEFDISKARYHKIVIMTDADVDGAHIRTLLLTFFYRFMRPLIEAGYVYIAQPPLYKLTQGKQKYYVFNDRELDKLKERLNPTPKWAIARYKGLGEMNADQLWETTMNPENRAMLQVTLEDAIEADQTFEMLMGDVVENRRQFIEDNAVYANLDF